A single Oryza glaberrima unplaced genomic scaffold, OglaRS2 ChrUN-Ctg38, whole genome shotgun sequence DNA region contains:
- the LOC127758344 gene encoding B3 domain-containing protein Os10g0323000-like — MMARTSAMLRFTQLDEEDFALPPEIVASCNGYHGKYLTLVTRHNKPVNVRLEKIGQSFYICKGWKKFVELTGLRVGQCIRFSVSSPSTLDLLVLDKHGVPKLPMPASSEEHLRFKAKRSIHQNSKGHSSSHGPESSSPINHRINKSGQLTIHVFTFNYAPLLILTKFRFVRIT, encoded by the exons ATGATGGCTCGAACATCTGCTATGCTGAGATTCACCCAGTTAGATGAAGAAGATTTT GCTCTCCCACCTGAgattgtagccagctgcaatgGATACCATGGAAAATATTTAACCTTGGTCACACGCCATAACAAACCAGTGAATGTTAGGCTCGAAAAAATAGGCCAGTCATTCTATATCTGCAAAGGTTGGAAAAAATTTGTTGAGCTTACTGGCTTACGCGTTGGACAATGTATTAGATTCAGTGTTTCTTCTCCATCAACACTTGATCTCCTCGTACTTGACAAGCATGGAGTTCCCAAGCTTCCCATGCCTGCTTCATCAGAAGAACACCTCAGGTTCAAAGCAAAAAGGTCTATACACCAAAACAGCAAAG GCCATTCATCCAGTCATGGTCCAGAGTCATCGTCTCCTATCAATCACAGGATCAACAAATCAGGTCAACTCACTATCCATGTCTTTACTTTCAATTACGCTCCTCTTTTAATCCTAACGAAATTTCGGTTCGTGCGAATAACATGA